In the genome of Globicephala melas chromosome 3, mGloMel1.2, whole genome shotgun sequence, one region contains:
- the MOB3A gene encoding MOB kinase activator 3A produces MSNPFLKQVFNKDKTFRPKRKFEPGTQRFELHKKAQASLNAGLDLKLAVQLPAGEELNDWVAVHVVDFFNRVNLIYGTISDGCTERSCPVMSGGPKYEYRWQDEHRFRRPTALSAPRYMDLLMDWIEVQINNEDVFPTNVGTPFPKNFLQVVKKILSRLFRVFVHVYIHHFDRIAQLGSEAHVNTCYKHFYYFVTEFGLIDTKELEPLKEMTARMCH; encoded by the exons ATGTCCAACCCCTTCCTGAAGCAGGTCTTCAACAAGGACAAGACCTTCCGGCCCAAGCGCAAGTTCGAGCCGGGCACCCAGCGTTTCGAGCTGCACAAGAAGGCGCAGGCATCGCTGAATGCGGGGCTAGACCTGAAGCTGGCCGTGCAGCTGCCCGCCGGCGAGGAGCTCAACGACTGGGTGGCCGTGCACGTGGTCGACTTCTTCAACCGCGTCAACCTCATCTACGGCACCATCAGTGACGGCTGCACCGAGCGCTCCTGCCCCGTCATGTCAGGCGGCCCCAAGTATGAGTACCGCTGGCAGGACGAGCACAGGTTCCGGCGGCCCACGGCACTGTCGGCCCCCCGGTACATGGACCTGCTCATGGACTGGATCGAGGTGCAGATCAACAATGAGGACGTCTTCCCCACCAACGTCG GCACGCCGTTCCCCAAGAACTTCCTGCAGGTGGTGAAGAAGATCCTGTCGCGGCTCTTCCGCGTGTTCGTGCACGTCTACATCCACCACTTCGACCGCATCGCGCAGCTGGGCTCGGAGGCGCACGTCAACACCTGCTATAAGCACTTCTACTACTTCGTCACGGAGTTTGGCCTCATCGACACCAAGGAGCTGGAGCCGCTG AAAGAAATGACCGCACGGATGTGCCACTGA